One part of the Nostoc sp. PCC 7120 = FACHB-418 genome encodes these proteins:
- a CDS encoding heavy-metal-associated domain-containing protein, translated as MSLKLNVPGIACDGCAVKITESIHVMEPDALVRVDVKEKTVTVDSKASEESIKQVIVATGYTIEGY; from the coding sequence ATGTCTCTAAAACTTAATGTTCCTGGTATTGCCTGTGATGGCTGTGCAGTAAAAATTACTGAGTCTATTCATGTGATGGAGCCAGATGCTCTAGTGAGGGTAGATGTTAAAGAGAAAACAGTCACTGTAGACTCTAAAGCTTCTGAGGAGTCTATTAAACAGGTAATTGTGGCTACCGGTTATACGATAGAAGGCTATTAA